Proteins encoded within one genomic window of Methanothrix harundinacea 6Ac:
- a CDS encoding peptidase has protein sequence MLKIHYYNDAGKADFNLFDAKIDNTYNNLLQEMGTNVSVGNACTILKGNGIIIPGRTAAYKIGGYVDINASLKKDDIQGIIEAAKKYIMTNGPIIAVYNDAVIGSHCLAIVGYTDAGNWICKDSWPLNNGVPYPNDESTWNLDGTCKISGANGGYREINADDMIRKRSGNLYAILLQRLTISIKHNSTPPTSITNWWKALLEIRKKIGDNRVPLAELDPTHVSRFHEDNPDYELEYCYPRKKWYWGLRLSPPEGRSLNLDYLKADVGPGDYHMYVHACSNTNENWDGPATVGDSDTSVEILLNKVGQCAQEILYPFALDAMKRGPSEDEKSDLKVALRLLLRTAEISTEVFIADLKERLDDLEEAHGCGIDGALEIRRATEEIRELVRSMED, from the coding sequence ATGCTGAAGATACACTACTACAACGATGCAGGAAAAGCGGATTTCAATTTATTTGACGCAAAGATCGATAACACTTATAACAACCTGCTACAAGAAATGGGGACCAATGTCAGCGTAGGTAATGCTTGCACGATACTGAAAGGTAACGGTATCATCATACCCGGCAGAACCGCCGCTTATAAAATCGGAGGATACGTTGATATAAATGCTTCTTTAAAAAAGGACGACATCCAAGGCATTATTGAAGCGGCGAAGAAGTATATCATGACCAACGGCCCCATAATTGCAGTGTATAACGATGCTGTAATCGGGAGCCACTGCCTTGCGATAGTTGGCTATACAGACGCTGGTAATTGGATCTGCAAAGATAGCTGGCCTCTTAATAATGGTGTCCCGTACCCCAACGACGAATCGACCTGGAATCTTGATGGTACATGTAAGATATCCGGCGCCAATGGTGGCTACAGAGAGATAAACGCCGATGATATGATTCGGAAACGTTCTGGAAACTTATATGCGATATTGCTCCAGAGACTAACCATATCGATTAAGCACAATTCTACTCCGCCTACATCCATCACCAACTGGTGGAAAGCCCTTCTGGAGATCAGAAAGAAAATTGGTGATAACCGTGTTCCATTGGCAGAGTTAGATCCAACCCACGTGTCCAGATTCCACGAGGATAATCCTGACTATGAGCTGGAATATTGTTATCCTAGAAAAAAATGGTATTGGGGTCTAAGGTTATCCCCTCCCGAAGGGAGAAGTCTAAACTTAGATTACTTGAAGGCGGATGTCGGACCGGGTGATTATCACATGTATGTTCACGCATGCTCCAATACTAACGAAAATTGGGATGGTCCTGCGACCGTCGGGGATTCCGATACGTCGGTGGAGATACTTTTGAATAAAGTCGGTCAGTGCGCCCAGGAAATCCTTTACCCGTTCGCGCTGGACGCCATGAAGAGAGGGCCGTCGGAGGATGAGAAATCCGATTTAAAAGTCGCCCTCAGGTTGCTGTTGAGGACGGCGGAGATCTCAACGGAAGTGTTCATCGCGGATCTGAAGGAGAGGTTGGATGATCTGGAAGAAGCGCACGGATGCGGGATCGACGGGGCTCTTGAAATCCGGAGGGCGACCGAAGAGATTCGAGAGCTGGTGAGGTCCATGGAAGACTGA
- a CDS encoding peptidase, whose protein sequence is MLKIHYYNDAAKEFDLSEDDLLAAMGDIRSVENACNILKNNGITIPDRSAAYKIAGSSYINSEGMNSVETIIAKAKVYLETNGPIIAKYNDDVIGSHCLAIVGYTDAGNWICKDSWPLNNGVPYHNSSSTWNTDGTCKIHDANGGYREINADYMIGNLSGELYAILIQELRFPIKNNDSGHTSINNWTGGLLRIRKKFGDTYTNLELRDPTSRARFVAKNPGCNVSIPDPNPDNMSFFISPPTNLDNLVVDAAPGEYDIDVHICVNGSNYYAHAGGTVGDSSLEVEILLNTIQQCAREILYPFALDAMEKNPSDDAKTDINVALRLLLRTAEISKEEFIADLERRLVDLDKAHGCGIDGALEIRRATEEIRKLVRSMED, encoded by the coding sequence ATGTTGAAGATACACTACTACAACGATGCGGCTAAAGAGTTCGATCTATCCGAAGACGACTTGCTGGCCGCTATGGGTGACATTCGCAGCGTGGAAAACGCCTGCAATATACTGAAGAATAATGGTATCACCATACCCGACAGAAGCGCAGCTTACAAAATTGCAGGTAGTAGTTATATAAATTCCGAAGGAATGAATTCCGTCGAAACGATTATTGCGAAGGCGAAGGTTTATCTTGAAACCAACGGCCCCATAATTGCAAAGTATAACGATGATGTAATCGGGAGCCACTGCCTTGCGATAGTTGGCTATACGGACGCTGGTAATTGGATCTGCAAAGATAGCTGGCCTCTTAATAATGGTGTCCCGTATCACAACAGTAGCAGCACCTGGAATACTGATGGTACATGTAAGATACACGACGCCAATGGTGGCTACAGAGAGATAAACGCCGATTATATGATTGGGAATCTTTCTGGAGAGTTATATGCCATCTTGATCCAGGAACTGAGGTTCCCGATTAAGAATAACGATAGTGGCCATACATCTATCAACAACTGGACGGGAGGTCTTTTGAGGATTCGTAAAAAATTTGGCGATACGTATACTAATTTGGAACTCAGAGATCCAACTTCCAGAGCCAGGTTCGTAGCGAAAAATCCAGGGTGCAATGTATCAATACCAGATCCTAATCCTGATAATATGAGTTTTTTTATATCACCACCTACAAACTTGGACAATTTGGTGGTAGATGCGGCTCCGGGTGAATATGATATAGATGTACATATATGCGTAAATGGGAGCAACTATTATGCTCACGCTGGTGGTACTGTGGGAGATTCTTCTCTGGAAGTTGAGATTCTTTTGAATACGATCCAACAGTGCGCCAGGGAGATCCTGTACCCGTTCGCTCTGGATGCCATGGAGAAAAATCCATCGGACGATGCGAAAACCGATATAAATGTGGCCCTCAGGTTGCTATTGAGGACGGCGGAGATCTCGAAGGAGGAGTTCATCGCGGATCTGGAGCGGAGGTTGGTTGATCTTGATAAAGCGCATGGATGCGGGATCGACGGGGCTCTTGAAATCCGGCGGGCGACAGAAGAGATTCGAAAGCTGGTGAGGTCCATGGAAGACTGA
- a CDS encoding NosD domain-containing protein has protein sequence MAIMIISSGCTVQGRTIVLGPSESIQAAIEGADPGDIVEVSSGTYRENVNVDRPLILFGVDTGGGRPVVDAGGRGSAITLSGSGAVLEGFVVTNSGSKTDVDAGVRVTSERNVIRNNVAKENAGCGILFESSSRNIVTHNEFSDNPCGAGLLNSSENVLFLNVFKDNGIDASSSNSTSRWNSSDPISYRYRDETFTAILGNHWSEYSGPDTDGDGIGDLPHVFGAERDEAPLIMAGLQPEIDLDKAGNVTSGEPGSVVKFTIDVANLGEMEFDRVVVADILPDGLEYLGDDRNGTVAGRKVTWELGRLPVGESMRVELLARISGTTLGNITNHAEAAGILSTEYSLTDEDHEILEALIERVILARGAEFSREVIYVVPPPSALSGEVGGKTFITIPLSAGGPDRSIEDMYAIRNVIARAQNGDSLEVRGFDPSSPYGQDPKQTEIDVNKSLYLRGVVMDASYGPPTFTGRFVTTAITVSGERCFIEGLVAINSDLSEAGIKVLSNNNVIKDNIAKNNRGVGYLLRSSSGNVITGNTAEENRQGAIRLESSNGNIIYLNNFINGSSPVGWSDSNNTWNSPAAMTYRYNGTTFTSRLGNYWSDYSGVDADGDGIGDTPYDIPGGSDRDFYPLMSPIEFYDLSCDNKALSKVADRKTARPGEEITYTITVCNRNSTVPVDAVVEDIFDGPVELVSVSPAPDGDGLWRFYEIGLGECREIVLVVKAPKRQEFEFQMGSEVAGTGFVRVASDYSTAPPSYILKNCATAVFYLNGFILGRERGCAAVLIDDPGAELSTQEHGSGLYKSDETITLRSDNRSIEMNKAVSADHGPSTLTLYRNRTLAYSSRWTEEAEAKNRATGASMAEAYRYATSIDRESRFFLDRNESVMEVESQFDGMGHMGFLKMPSGGSGPRSTPIFEMREDYAGSFRVLQRIDEYGSGVSSDRSASGTGFVVVDKRIGESQRSYESGTGFYESEETIRTYTNYVAKDLSLVYSPENQTLIDDLSINRSMRWKEGMWSRVRNESLIGEEYTSITRLDKETVARCLNEMETEASFSGQGRYRTVFIDRVDLDELYAGDYSIRRKVLLEGVSKYDRPHINLTKTGVVREETVVEDGAERRITVAEYTITLENDGNRSLAPVRVKDLFPPGAAYRSSSLRPYRLTAGSAEWVLTHLAVGGRAEILLRLEVTDLCDQDIVNRVEASGGYDGGWANATNFSAIERGRLWCCPAGEVSAAMTAKPEGENPRRVVYNLTIRNEADDPRVVAATCQLPEGMRLLDSSVPFSSYDSGVVTWNLIDLLPFGSKTILFEVEASMNGTFASRAEIEVLSFNGTSLDQPLSVEAFVAVEEFDGEREAPGWRPPAWGLNRIASEMGCWDECDLTPL, from the coding sequence ATGGCGATCATGATCATCAGCTCAGGATGCACCGTCCAAGGAAGGACGATAGTCCTGGGACCTTCCGAGAGCATCCAGGCCGCCATCGAAGGAGCCGACCCCGGCGATATCGTCGAGGTCTCCAGCGGGACTTATCGCGAGAACGTCAACGTGGACAGGCCGCTGATCCTCTTCGGAGTCGATACAGGCGGGGGAAGGCCAGTGGTGGACGCCGGGGGGAGGGGAAGCGCCATCACCCTCAGCGGCTCGGGGGCCGTCCTGGAGGGGTTTGTCGTCACAAACTCCGGGAGCAAGACGGACGTTGACGCCGGGGTCCGGGTGACGTCGGAGAGGAACGTCATCCGAAACAACGTCGCGAAGGAGAACGCAGGATGCGGCATCCTCTTCGAGAGCTCAAGCCGCAACATCGTCACCCACAACGAATTTAGCGATAACCCCTGCGGAGCAGGCCTTTTGAACTCCTCCGAGAACGTCCTCTTCCTCAACGTCTTCAAGGATAACGGAATAGACGCCTCATCTTCGAACTCCACCAGCCGCTGGAACTCCTCCGACCCCATCAGCTACAGGTACAGGGACGAGACCTTCACCGCTATCCTTGGAAACCACTGGTCGGAGTACTCCGGCCCCGACACCGACGGCGACGGGATCGGCGACCTCCCCCACGTCTTCGGGGCCGAGAGGGATGAGGCCCCCCTGATCATGGCGGGACTGCAGCCCGAGATCGATCTCGACAAGGCCGGAAATGTCACCTCGGGGGAGCCGGGATCCGTCGTCAAGTTCACCATCGATGTGGCGAACCTCGGGGAGATGGAGTTCGACCGAGTCGTGGTGGCGGACATCCTCCCCGACGGCCTGGAGTACCTGGGAGACGACCGGAACGGGACCGTTGCTGGAAGGAAAGTAACCTGGGAGCTGGGCCGCCTCCCCGTCGGCGAGTCTATGAGGGTGGAGCTTTTGGCCAGGATAAGCGGCACCACCCTCGGCAACATCACAAACCACGCCGAGGCCGCCGGAATCCTCTCGACGGAGTACAGCCTCACCGACGAGGATCACGAGATCCTGGAGGCGCTGATCGAGAGGGTGATCCTAGCGAGGGGGGCGGAGTTCTCCCGGGAGGTGATCTATGTCGTCCCGCCACCTTCGGCGCTCTCGGGTGAAGTAGGGGGGAAGACCTTCATCACCATACCCCTCTCTGCTGGGGGGCCTGATAGATCTATTGAGGATATGTACGCCATCCGTAATGTTATCGCCAGGGCCCAGAACGGAGATTCGCTGGAGGTGCGGGGCTTTGACCCTAGTTCTCCGTACGGACAGGACCCGAAACAGACTGAGATTGACGTAAACAAGTCTCTATACTTGCGGGGCGTGGTCATGGACGCCTCTTACGGACCGCCCACCTTTACAGGAAGATTTGTCACAACCGCCATCACCGTCAGCGGAGAGAGGTGCTTCATAGAGGGCCTGGTGGCGATAAATTCGGATCTATCCGAGGCTGGGATTAAAGTCCTTTCAAACAACAACGTCATCAAGGACAATATTGCCAAAAATAATAGAGGAGTAGGGTACCTCCTCAGAAGTTCCAGCGGCAACGTCATCACAGGTAACACGGCAGAAGAGAATCGTCAGGGTGCCATCCGCCTGGAATCCTCCAACGGCAACATAATTTATCTCAACAATTTCATCAATGGATCTAGCCCGGTCGGCTGGTCGGACTCGAATAATACCTGGAACTCGCCGGCGGCTATGACCTACCGGTACAACGGCACCACCTTCACCAGCCGTCTCGGCAATTACTGGTCCGACTATTCGGGGGTCGATGCCGACGGCGACGGCATCGGCGACACACCTTACGACATTCCTGGAGGATCTGACCGGGATTTCTATCCCCTGATGTCTCCCATAGAATTCTACGATCTGAGCTGTGACAATAAAGCCCTCTCCAAGGTCGCTGACCGCAAGACCGCCAGGCCCGGCGAGGAGATCACCTACACCATCACCGTATGCAACAGAAACAGCACCGTCCCCGTAGACGCCGTCGTCGAGGACATCTTCGATGGGCCGGTGGAGCTCGTATCCGTCTCCCCAGCCCCCGACGGGGACGGCCTCTGGCGTTTCTATGAGATCGGCCTCGGCGAGTGCCGGGAGATCGTCCTGGTGGTGAAGGCGCCGAAGAGGCAGGAGTTCGAGTTCCAGATGGGATCGGAGGTCGCTGGCACAGGGTTTGTCAGGGTGGCGAGCGATTACTCAACGGCTCCGCCTTCTTACATCCTCAAAAACTGCGCCACGGCCGTCTTCTATCTGAACGGCTTCATCCTGGGAAGAGAGAGAGGCTGCGCCGCCGTCCTCATCGACGACCCCGGCGCCGAGCTCTCCACCCAGGAGCACGGCAGCGGCCTCTACAAGAGCGATGAGACGATCACCCTTCGTTCGGATAACAGGTCCATAGAGATGAATAAGGCAGTCTCGGCGGATCACGGTCCTTCGACGCTGACCCTCTATCGGAACAGGACCCTCGCCTACTCTTCCCGGTGGACCGAGGAGGCGGAGGCGAAGAACCGGGCTACCGGGGCATCGATGGCCGAGGCCTACCGGTACGCCACCTCCATAGACCGGGAATCGAGGTTCTTCCTCGACCGGAACGAGTCGGTGATGGAGGTAGAATCCCAGTTTGACGGTATGGGTCACATGGGGTTCCTCAAGATGCCTTCTGGCGGCTCGGGCCCCCGGTCGACCCCGATCTTCGAGATGAGGGAGGATTACGCCGGAAGCTTCCGGGTCCTCCAGAGGATCGACGAGTACGGCTCCGGAGTCTCCTCCGACCGGTCGGCTTCAGGGACCGGGTTTGTGGTGGTGGACAAGCGGATCGGAGAGAGCCAGAGGTCCTACGAGTCTGGTACTGGCTTTTACGAGTCGGAGGAGACGATCAGAACCTACACCAACTACGTGGCCAAGGACCTGAGCCTCGTCTACAGCCCAGAAAACCAGACCCTAATCGACGATCTCTCTATAAACCGGTCCATGAGGTGGAAGGAGGGGATGTGGTCCCGGGTCAGAAACGAGAGCCTAATCGGCGAGGAGTACACCTCCATCACCAGGCTCGATAAGGAGACGGTGGCCCGGTGCTTGAACGAGATGGAGACGGAGGCGAGCTTCTCCGGCCAGGGGAGGTACAGGACCGTCTTCATAGACAGGGTCGACCTGGACGAGCTATACGCCGGCGACTACTCGATCCGGCGAAAGGTCCTCCTGGAGGGGGTCTCGAAGTACGATCGGCCGCATATCAACCTGACCAAGACGGGGGTGGTTCGCGAGGAGACGGTCGTCGAGGATGGTGCCGAGAGGAGGATCACCGTCGCGGAGTACACCATCACCCTCGAGAACGACGGGAACAGGTCCCTCGCCCCGGTCCGCGTGAAGGACCTCTTCCCGCCGGGGGCGGCCTACAGGAGCTCGTCGCTGAGGCCCTATCGTCTGACGGCCGGGAGCGCCGAATGGGTCCTGACTCATCTGGCCGTTGGAGGCCGCGCCGAGATCCTCCTGAGGCTGGAGGTCACCGATCTCTGCGACCAGGACATCGTCAACCGGGTCGAGGCCTCGGGGGGCTACGACGGCGGATGGGCGAACGCCACCAACTTCTCCGCCATCGAGAGGGGCAGGCTCTGGTGCTGCCCCGCGGGAGAGGTCTCGGCAGCGATGACCGCAAAGCCCGAAGGCGAGAACCCCAGGCGTGTCGTCTACAACCTGACGATCAGAAACGAGGCGGACGACCCGAGGGTCGTCGCCGCGACCTGCCAGCTCCCCGAGGGGATGAGGCTCCTCGACTCAAGCGTTCCCTTCTCGTCGTACGATTCAGGCGTGGTAACCTGGAACCTGATCGACCTCCTCCCCTTCGGGTCAAAGACGATCCTCTTCGAGGTCGAGGCCTCCATGAACGGGACCTTCGCCAGCAGGGCCGAGATCGAGGTTCTGTCTTTCAACGGGACCTCTCTCGATCAGCCTCTCAGCGTCGAGGCTTTTGTCGCCGTCGAAGAGTTCGACGGGGAGAGAGAGGCTCCGGGCTGGCGGCCCCCGGCCTGGGGGCTAAACCGCATCGCGTCTGAAATGGGATGCTGGGATGAATGTGATCTGACGCCGCTGTGA
- a CDS encoding methanogenesis marker 16 metalloprotein, whose product MGVTLNGVPGIVGPCPNERLGIVDLIVFGTAASREEPRYGGGHLLRDLVEGEVVRVEVETDTGSGFEVDLKLADMPTARLFGTRHSFKNYSAFVNPGEERVATIFHATTFDPCWNGASVSGCGRMNPLENDPLLETIGVGTRVLINGAEGFVLGRGTRSSPERPNLSGYADMHGMDPEYMGGFGTSAGPECISSWAVPIPVLREGILERMASPEGSIPLPVVDVASRQELGRATYADVWEGVDLEVSFDPGACKRCTACRPEAICPTGAIAFRNFLPTLDRRRCFNCGLCATSCSGDVFRARLGSLRFAGREVPIVVRQSDRLRAERLAEELKGRILDGSFRMTEMAERISP is encoded by the coding sequence ATCGGGGTCACGCTCAACGGCGTCCCGGGAATCGTCGGGCCCTGCCCCAACGAGCGGCTGGGGATCGTCGACCTGATCGTCTTCGGGACGGCGGCGAGCCGGGAGGAGCCGAGGTACGGCGGAGGCCACCTCCTCCGGGACCTGGTGGAGGGGGAGGTGGTCCGGGTCGAGGTGGAGACGGACACGGGCTCCGGCTTCGAGGTGGACCTGAAGCTCGCCGATATGCCGACGGCGAGGCTCTTTGGGACCCGCCACTCTTTCAAGAACTACTCGGCCTTCGTCAACCCCGGGGAGGAGAGGGTCGCCACCATCTTCCACGCCACCACCTTCGACCCCTGCTGGAACGGCGCCTCCGTCTCGGGGTGCGGCCGCATGAACCCCCTGGAGAACGACCCCCTCCTGGAGACGATCGGGGTCGGGACGAGGGTCCTGATCAACGGTGCCGAGGGGTTCGTCCTGGGCAGGGGGACGAGGTCCTCCCCCGAGAGGCCTAACCTCTCGGGGTATGCGGATATGCACGGGATGGACCCCGAGTACATGGGAGGCTTCGGAACATCCGCAGGCCCCGAGTGCATATCGTCGTGGGCGGTCCCGATCCCGGTCTTGAGGGAGGGGATCCTGGAGAGGATGGCCAGCCCTGAAGGGTCTATACCGCTACCGGTGGTGGACGTCGCGAGCCGCCAGGAGCTCGGCCGGGCAACCTACGCCGACGTCTGGGAGGGGGTAGACCTGGAGGTCAGCTTCGACCCCGGGGCCTGCAAGAGGTGCACCGCCTGCCGCCCCGAGGCGATCTGCCCGACGGGGGCTATAGCCTTTCGAAACTTTCTTCCCACCCTCGACCGGAGGAGGTGCTTCAACTGCGGCCTCTGCGCCACCTCCTGCTCCGGAGACGTCTTCAGAGCCCGCCTCGGATCCCTCCGCTTCGCCGGGCGGGAGGTTCCAATCGTCGTGCGGCAGTCCGACCGGCTGCGGGCCGAGAGGCTCGCCGAGGAGCTGAAGGGGCGGATCCTCGACGGCAGCTTCAGGATGACGGAGATGGCGGAGCGGATATCGCCATGA
- a CDS encoding homocysteine biosynthesis protein: MERSFSEIRAKVDRGEAVVLTAREVGEVLADGGRVSLEEVDVVTCATRAVMSGTYAVLSFPAAPPAPSGGRSGSRSTASRESSGPAPTSGWGSST; encoded by the coding sequence ATGGAGCGTTCATTCTCCGAGATCAGAGCCAAGGTGGACCGGGGGGAGGCCGTCGTCCTCACCGCCCGGGAGGTGGGGGAGGTCCTCGCCGACGGGGGGAGGGTCTCTTTAGAGGAGGTGGACGTCGTCACCTGCGCCACCCGGGCGGTGATGAGCGGCACCTACGCCGTCCTCTCCTTTCCGGCGGCGCCCCCGGCTCCTTCCGGCGGGCGATCGGGGTCACGCTCAACGGCGTCCCGGGAATCGTCGGGCCCTGCCCCAACGAGCGGCTGGGGATCGTCGACCTGA
- a CDS encoding class I SAM-dependent methyltransferase, with protein sequence MPQGPRARSGDEGGRREELLAWGREYRDKGRIWRGAPRRLPPLPEGARVLELGCGNGKTLQGMLGRPWRVAAVDVSPQALRLGRGLAEETGRRRGLLRPEPSTSSGVRPPPAPPADRVPLANRLELVSADAVHLPFRDSSFDAVFAFHVLGHLREGDRIKAAREAARVLKAKGRLFFIEFGVEDMRAGEGVEVEEMTFRRGGGVITHYFTEAEGLELFDMLRPVYILTDRRVTRIMGRDHLRSEVEAEFIKEEG encoded by the coding sequence ATGCCACAGGGACCGAGGGCCAGATCCGGTGATGAGGGGGGCCGGAGGGAGGAGCTCCTAGCCTGGGGCCGGGAGTATCGAGATAAGGGGAGGATCTGGCGGGGGGCTCCGCGGAGGCTCCCCCCCCTCCCCGAAGGAGCCCGGGTCCTGGAGCTCGGCTGCGGCAACGGCAAGACCCTCCAGGGGATGCTGGGCCGACCCTGGAGGGTGGCGGCGGTGGACGTATCTCCTCAGGCCCTGAGGCTGGGGAGGGGGCTGGCGGAGGAGACGGGCCGGCGAAGAGGCCTCCTCCGGCCGGAGCCTTCGACCTCCTCCGGCGTCCGGCCCCCGCCAGCACCTCCGGCGGACCGGGTCCCTCTGGCCAATCGGCTCGAACTCGTCTCCGCGGACGCGGTCCACCTCCCCTTCAGGGACTCGTCCTTCGATGCGGTCTTCGCCTTCCACGTCCTAGGCCACCTCCGGGAGGGCGACCGGATCAAGGCGGCGCGGGAGGCGGCCCGGGTCCTCAAGGCCAAAGGTCGCCTCTTCTTTATCGAGTTCGGGGTCGAGGATATGAGGGCGGGAGAGGGGGTGGAGGTGGAGGAGATGACCTTCCGCCGGGGCGGGGGGGTCATCACCCACTACTTCACCGAAGCCGAAGGCCTGGAGCTCTTCGATATGCTCCGGCCTGTCTATATCTTGACCGATAGAAGGGTCACCCGGATCATGGGGCGGGACCATCTCCGGTCGGAGGTGGAGGCGGAGTTCATTAAGGAAGAGGGCTGA
- a CDS encoding deoxyribodipyrimidine photo-lyase: MIPERARIWKEGREGKGPVIYWMTRDQRAEENWALAFAQELALERRAPLAVVFALKEEFLGAAMRQYGFMLRGLEEVERTLRDKEIPFVLLQGDPGETVPDFVREHSASALVTDFSPLATKRAWMEKAEEGLDLPLREVDAHNVVPCWVASPKQEYAARTFRPKVRRLLPIFCEDPPAVQVHPHPWDLDAGVSWDRLRRDLRVDRSVPEVEWIKPGAAAARRALRRFLGEKLSRYDGDRNDPTLDGQSNLSPYLHFGQISAQRVALEAAKWEADPRSKAAFLEELVVRRELSDNFCFYNRGYDTFDAFPAWARKTLDEHRNDPREYLYDQEELEGAKTHDPLWNAAQREMVVRGKMHGYLRMYWAKKILEWTDSPEEALKIAIYLNDRYELDGRDPSGYVGIAWSIGGVHDRAWKEREIFGKVRYMSLRGARSKFDVGSYIERIESLD, from the coding sequence ATGATCCCGGAGAGGGCGCGGATATGGAAGGAGGGGCGGGAGGGGAAGGGCCCGGTCATCTACTGGATGACCAGAGACCAGAGGGCGGAGGAGAACTGGGCCCTAGCCTTCGCCCAGGAGCTGGCATTGGAGAGGAGGGCGCCCCTGGCCGTCGTCTTCGCCCTGAAAGAGGAGTTCCTCGGCGCTGCCATGCGGCAGTACGGGTTCATGCTCCGGGGGCTCGAAGAGGTGGAGAGGACCCTCAGAGATAAGGAGATACCCTTCGTCCTCCTTCAGGGAGACCCGGGAGAGACCGTCCCCGACTTCGTAAGAGAGCATTCTGCGAGCGCCCTGGTCACCGACTTCTCCCCCCTGGCGACTAAGAGGGCCTGGATGGAGAAGGCGGAAGAGGGGCTTGACCTCCCCCTCCGCGAGGTGGACGCCCACAACGTCGTCCCCTGCTGGGTGGCGTCGCCGAAGCAGGAGTATGCGGCCCGGACCTTCCGGCCGAAGGTGAGGCGACTTTTGCCGATCTTCTGTGAGGATCCTCCGGCTGTCCAGGTCCACCCCCACCCCTGGGACCTCGATGCCGGGGTGAGCTGGGACCGGCTCCGGAGGGACCTCCGGGTCGATCGCTCCGTCCCCGAGGTGGAGTGGATAAAGCCCGGAGCCGCTGCCGCTCGAAGGGCGCTACGTCGGTTTCTCGGCGAGAAGCTCTCTCGGTACGATGGAGATAGAAACGATCCGACCCTCGACGGCCAGTCGAACCTCTCGCCCTACCTTCACTTCGGCCAGATCTCGGCTCAGAGGGTCGCCCTGGAGGCGGCCAAATGGGAGGCGGATCCCAGATCCAAGGCCGCCTTCCTGGAGGAGCTGGTGGTGAGGAGGGAGCTCTCCGACAACTTCTGCTTCTACAACCGCGGTTACGACACCTTCGATGCCTTCCCCGCCTGGGCGAGGAAGACCCTGGACGAACATCGGAACGACCCGCGAGAGTACCTCTACGATCAGGAGGAGCTCGAAGGGGCGAAGACCCACGACCCCCTCTGGAACGCCGCCCAGAGGGAGATGGTCGTCCGGGGGAAGATGCACGGCTACCTGAGGATGTACTGGGCGAAGAAGATCCTGGAGTGGACGGACTCTCCGGAGGAGGCCCTGAAGATCGCCATATATCTGAACGACCGCTACGAGCTGGACGGGAGGGACCCGAGCGGCTACGTCGGCATAGCCTGGTCCATCGGCGGGGTCCACGACCGGGCCTGGAAAGAGAGGGAGATCTTCGGGAAGGTGAGGTACATGAGCCTCCGGGGGGCGAGGTCGAAGTTCGACGTCGGATCTTACATCGAACGGATCGAATCGCTGGACTGA